One Ferribacterium limneticum genomic window, ACGCTCGGCACGGCCTGACCGGTGATCGGCCGGTCCGAGGTATTGCGCACCAGGTAGCTGACCTGCTGCAGCTCGCCCGGGTGGATGTCGAGGCTGATGGTCAGTGGCCGCATGTCCCAGGGCAGGCCGGGCATCACGGTGCCGGTGAATTCGACGCGGACGGTGCGCCCGGTATCGACCTTCGAGGCCGGGGCTGCTGCGGTTTGCAGGCCGCCGACGCCGAAGCCGTCGCGAATCACGCCTGGGCCGGCCGTCTTGCCATTGAAGCCGGTGGCCGCGCAGAGCACGTCATAGAGCGGCACCAGTGCGAAGGCAAAAACGAAGGCCCCGGCCACCATCAGCAACAGCTTGCCGATCAGACGATTGTGGCTGGCTGGGGTGGGCTGGGCCTGTTCCATGATGCTAACGCTTGATGAACAAGCCGATGAGGTAAATGACCAGAACGACGGTGCCGAGTAACCAGCCAAGGCGGCGCGACGCGGCGCGGCGGCGGGCGAGGTCGGCATCGGTGAAGGCCGGCGTCATGTGCTCCCCACTCATTTGATCACCGGCTGAATTTCCCAGGTATGGTGGGGCGGTGGGGATGGCAGCTCCCATTCCAGCCCTTCCGCACCCTCCCAGACCCGGCTCTCGACCTTCGGGCCGCCCCGTACACAAGACCAGATGTTCCAAGCAAAGAGCAACTGGCTGAAACCCAGGACAAAGGCGCCCAAGGTCGAGATCGCATTGAATTCGGCGAACTGCAACGCATAGTCGGGAATGCGTCGCGGCATGCCGGCCAGACCGAGGAAGAACTGTGGCAGGAAAGTCAGGTTGAACGAGACCACGGTCAGCCAGAAATGCAGCTTGCCGAGCTTTTCGCTATACATGTGGCCGGTCCATTTCGGCAGCCAGTAATAGACCCCGGTCATTACGCCCATGATGCCGCCGGCGAACAGCGCGTAATGGAAGTGGGCGACGACAAAATAGCTGTGGTGGTACTGGGCGTCGGCCGCGACGTCGGCGAGGATCAGGCCGGTGAGGCCGGCGATGCCGAACAGGACGATGAAGCCAACGGCGAACAGCATCGGCGTCTCGAAAGTCATCGCGCCCTTCCACATGGTGGCGATCCAGCAAAAAAAGAGCACGGCCAGCGGCAGCGAAATAGCCATGGTGCTGAACATGAAGTAAATCAGCGCCGGCACCGGCATGCCGGCCGTGAAGAAATGGTGCGCCCAGACGACGACCGAGAGCAGGCCGATGGCGATGAAGCTGTACACCTGCGCCTTGTAGCCGTAGGTTGGCTTGCGCGAGAAGGTGGACAGCACATGCGGCATCAGGCCCCAGACTGGCAGCAGGAGGATGTACACCTCGGGGTGGCCGAAGAACCAGAACAGATGCTGGAAGAGGATTGGGTCGCCACCACCGGCTGCGTCGAAAAAATGCGTGCCGAAATGGCGGTCGGTGAGCAGCATGGTCACCGCGCCGGCCAGCACCGGCAGGGTGGCGATGAGCAGGAAGGCAGTGATCAGCCAGCCCCAGGCAAAGAGCGGCAGCTTCATCATCGTCATTCCGGGGGCGCGCATGTTGAAGATGGTGACGATGATGTTGATCGAGCCCATGATCGACGAGATGCCCAGGATATGCACGGCGAGGATGGCGAAATCGACCCCCATGCCGCCCTGCACCGAGAGCGGCGCGTAGAAGGTCCAGCCGGTGGCGATCGCCCCATCGCCGATGCCGAATAGGGCCAGCGTGAAAGGCAGAGTGAGCAAGATGGCG contains:
- a CDS encoding cytochrome c oxidase assembly protein, yielding MEQAQPTPASHNRLIGKLLLMVAGAFVFAFALVPLYDVLCAATGFNGKTAGPGVIRDGFGVGGLQTAAAPASKVDTGRTVRVEFTGTVMPGLPWDMRPLTISLDIHPGELQQVSYLVRNTSDRPITGQAVPSVTPGQAAQHFEKIECFCFSQQTLGPGEAREMPLAFIVKPEVDRSIRHITLSYAFFSIDGQRQTLTSSREAR
- the ctaD gene encoding cytochrome c oxidase subunit I, which translates into the protein MNTATTHAAEHHGEYHPGGLMRWLTTTNHKDIGTMYLTFSLIMFFVGGLMILAVRAELFQPGLQLMQPEFFNQLIGVHALVMIFAALMPAATGFANWMLPLMIGAPDMALPRLNNWGFWLLPPAAILLTLPFTLALFGIGDGAIATGWTFYAPLSVQGGMGVDFAILAVHILGISSIMGSINIIVTIFNMRAPGMTMMKLPLFAWGWLITAFLLIATLPVLAGAVTMLLTDRHFGTHFFDAAGGGDPILFQHLFWFFGHPEVYILLLPVWGLMPHVLSTFSRKPTYGYKAQVYSFIAIGLLSVVVWAHHFFTAGMPVPALIYFMFSTMAISLPLAVLFFCWIATMWKGAMTFETPMLFAVGFIVLFGIAGLTGLILADVAADAQYHHSYFVVAHFHYALFAGGIMGVMTGVYYWLPKWTGHMYSEKLGKLHFWLTVVSFNLTFLPQFFLGLAGMPRRIPDYALQFAEFNAISTLGAFVLGFSQLLFAWNIWSCVRGGPKVESRVWEGAEGLEWELPSPPPHHTWEIQPVIK